The Pseudanabaena galeata CCNP1313 genome includes a region encoding these proteins:
- a CDS encoding ankyrin repeat domain-containing protein, with protein sequence MDSGWRRSNFLLACSLVLCFSTKVYAEELPKNFDSLQPINHQIQQVKSQKTKQKPNTQLLNAQLLIASQNGNLKEVRSLISQATDVNVRDEYGWTPILWAAMNGHTDVVRVLLVSGATPNTRNKYGWTPLMWAAGQGYSEIVRSLIASGARLNAQDRNGWTAMMWAWDGNHQETVAILRNVAND encoded by the coding sequence ATGGATTCTGGTTGGAGACGCTCAAATTTTTTATTAGCTTGTAGCCTAGTTCTCTGCTTCAGTACTAAGGTTTATGCAGAGGAGTTACCCAAAAACTTTGATTCACTACAGCCTATTAATCATCAAATTCAGCAAGTTAAGTCACAAAAAACTAAGCAAAAACCCAATACTCAATTACTAAATGCTCAATTACTAATTGCTTCTCAAAATGGCAACCTCAAGGAGGTGCGATCGCTAATTTCCCAAGCAACCGATGTCAATGTCCGCGATGAATATGGATGGACACCGATCCTATGGGCGGCGATGAATGGACATACTGATGTGGTGCGAGTTTTATTAGTGTCAGGTGCAACTCCGAATACGCGCAATAAGTATGGATGGACTCCTCTAATGTGGGCGGCTGGTCAAGGCTATAGCGAAATTGTGCGATCGCTAATTGCCTCAGGAGCGCGGCTAAACGCACAGGATCGCAATGGCTGGACAGCGATGATGTGGGCATGGGATGGCAATCATCAAGAAACGGTCGCAATTTTACGAAATGTGGCTAATGACTAA
- a CDS encoding mechanosensitive ion channel family protein, producing MIILPIVIIVGAIALSWGLGMLRRYLSRTLKRKLEGTERESITKGLDLFFTVILSITRISVWVAAILYIADLFPDSRAISQQIRDVLTSSFNAPILTLGKSSYSIINLSILGALLFGLILLVRAFIDIFKDRVLSIAGLNRGAQEAIAVIVQYTLIFIGTLVLLQIWGLDLSSLTILASALSIGLGIGLQNIAKNFGSGLILVFERPIQVGDFIEVGDLHGTVERIGARSTEIRTLDRVSIIVPNSRFLDSEVINWSHGNPISRIHLPLGVAYGSDPQHVRTVLIEAASEHPKVLASPSPSLLFKGFGDSSLDFELLIWTAEPDKQFLLKSDLYFLIYEVLNQNQIEIPFPQRDLHLRSGKVEMSSQLESALIELAKQGNHGGGAPTY from the coding sequence ATGATCATTTTGCCTATTGTAATTATTGTGGGCGCGATCGCTCTTTCTTGGGGCTTGGGAATGTTGCGGCGGTACTTATCGCGCACACTCAAACGGAAGTTAGAAGGTACGGAACGCGAGTCAATTACGAAGGGACTAGATTTATTTTTTACAGTAATTTTGTCGATCACCCGTATCTCCGTTTGGGTGGCGGCGATCCTCTACATTGCTGATCTTTTCCCCGATTCTCGCGCCATCAGCCAACAAATTCGCGATGTTTTAACATCTAGTTTTAATGCGCCCATCTTGACCCTTGGCAAAAGCTCCTATTCAATCATCAATCTATCGATTTTAGGCGCACTCCTATTTGGACTAATACTTCTCGTCAGAGCATTTATTGATATCTTTAAAGACCGTGTGCTCAGTATTGCAGGGCTAAACCGTGGCGCACAGGAAGCGATCGCGGTAATTGTGCAGTACACCCTAATCTTTATCGGCACATTAGTTTTATTGCAGATCTGGGGACTAGACTTGAGTTCGCTCACAATTTTGGCTAGTGCCTTGAGTATTGGTTTAGGTATTGGCTTACAAAATATTGCCAAAAACTTTGGTAGCGGCTTAATTTTGGTGTTTGAGCGTCCGATTCAAGTGGGGGATTTCATTGAAGTCGGAGATTTGCATGGCACTGTCGAAAGAATTGGGGCAAGGAGTACAGAAATTCGCACCTTAGATCGTGTCTCCATTATTGTGCCGAATTCGCGATTTCTCGATAGTGAAGTGATTAATTGGAGTCATGGCAACCCGATCTCAAGGATACATTTACCATTGGGCGTAGCCTATGGCTCCGATCCCCAGCATGTGCGGACAGTGTTGATAGAAGCTGCTAGCGAACATCCCAAGGTATTAGCTTCTCCTTCTCCTAGTCTATTGTTCAAAGGGTTTGGTGATAGCTCCTTAGATTTTGAGCTATTAATTTGGACTGCGGAACCAGACAAACAATTTTTACTCAAAAGTGACTTGTATTTTTTGATCTATGAAGTTCTTAACCAAAATCAAATCGAGATTCCTTTTCCGCAGCGTGATCTACATTTGCGATCGGGCAAAGTTGAGATGTCTTCACAACTGGAGTCAGCTTTGATCGAATTAGCAAAGCAGGGTAACCACGGGGGGGGTGCCCCTACCTATTAA
- a CDS encoding transposase, with amino-acid sequence MNNSNEVCDVLGIDISKAKFDVALIQDNAKIKNKVFNNNPEGFVELQEWLNIQSVKNLHSCMEATSTYGNALARFLVAAGYKVSIVNPSRPKAFGKSELSRTKTDRADAKVIARFCAALKPAAWTPPALEIEQLQALVHRLDSLTAMQQQEQNRLATADPILVEAINTHIDFLKEQIEMTKKLIRQHFDQHPHLKSQRDLLTSIPGIAELTATVLLAEIRDISAFDTADQLAAFAGLTPREFSSGSSIHGKPRLSKIGNSRLRKALFMPAIVARRYNSPIVAFCDRLTAKGKSKMSVIGAVMHKLLRQVFGVLKSQRSFDPNFVKIPS; translated from the coding sequence ATGAACAATAGCAATGAAGTATGTGATGTTTTAGGCATAGACATCAGTAAAGCCAAGTTTGATGTTGCCCTAATTCAAGACAACGCCAAGATTAAGAACAAAGTATTTAACAATAATCCCGAAGGATTTGTCGAACTACAAGAATGGCTAAACATTCAAAGTGTAAAAAATTTACATAGCTGTATGGAAGCCACCAGCACTTATGGCAATGCCTTAGCCCGATTCTTAGTAGCCGCAGGGTACAAAGTAAGTATCGTCAATCCATCACGTCCCAAAGCCTTTGGCAAGAGCGAGTTAAGTCGTACAAAGACAGACCGTGCTGATGCCAAAGTTATTGCTAGATTTTGTGCTGCCTTAAAGCCTGCTGCTTGGACACCACCAGCATTAGAAATTGAGCAACTCCAAGCATTAGTACATCGTTTAGATAGCTTAACCGCCATGCAGCAACAAGAGCAAAATCGTCTTGCTACGGCTGATCCAATTTTGGTTGAAGCAATTAACACCCACATTGACTTCCTCAAGGAGCAAATTGAGATGACCAAAAAATTGATCCGTCAGCACTTTGATCAACATCCTCATTTGAAATCGCAACGGGATTTGTTGACTTCCATTCCAGGTATTGCTGAATTGACTGCAACTGTATTACTGGCGGAAATTCGGGATATTTCTGCTTTTGATACGGCTGATCAATTAGCCGCTTTTGCGGGTTTAACTCCGCGTGAATTCTCTTCTGGCTCTTCGATTCATGGCAAACCGCGCTTGTCAAAAATTGGTAATTCACGTTTGCGTAAAGCTTTGTTTATGCCTGCGATTGTTGCTCGTCGTTATAATTCGCCGATTGTCGCTTTCTGCGATCGCCTTACTGCTAAGGGTAAGTCCAAAATGTCCGTCATTGGTGCTGTAATGCACAAGCTGTTACGACAGGTCTTTGGTGTTCTCAAGTCTCAGCGTTCTTTCGATCCTAATTTTGTTAAAATTCCCTCTTGA
- a CDS encoding Sll0314/Alr1548 family TPR repeat-containing protein has protein sequence MNRSLKFLSVSLLTALITAATVMPSFAADPFRSQNARAIGRETQKAFELMFKDGNYTAALKQLDLAVRTEANEPLLFALRASTFYASEDYLGMRVAGQRVRTNAKALMGKDNLRAYIYLAASDLIEAGYIVKTEGLSSAPKALPLVQSVFDNIQKAKDISPNDPELNLIKGYIDMLIASVLPMSDLETALESLKQFAAPDYLKWRGIALAYRDARKPDLALDAVNKALVSAPNNPELHYLKGQVLWMQSDSNIPIAKNQFELALSKSKQLNPSLLEEIRGQCRNISGGVACPEQTK, from the coding sequence ATGAACCGCTCTTTGAAATTTTTATCCGTATCTCTGTTAACAGCACTGATCACCGCCGCTACAGTGATGCCTAGCTTTGCCGCAGATCCATTCCGCTCCCAAAATGCTCGGGCGATCGGTCGCGAAACCCAGAAAGCCTTTGAATTAATGTTCAAAGATGGAAATTATACGGCTGCATTAAAGCAGTTGGATTTAGCTGTGAGAACTGAAGCAAACGAGCCACTGTTATTCGCTTTACGCGCTTCTACCTTCTATGCCAGCGAAGACTACTTAGGAATGCGCGTGGCTGGACAGCGCGTTCGCACTAATGCCAAGGCCTTGATGGGTAAAGATAACCTCAGAGCTTATATCTACCTTGCTGCAAGTGATTTGATTGAGGCAGGATATATTGTCAAAACTGAAGGCTTATCCAGTGCGCCTAAGGCTTTGCCACTAGTGCAAAGCGTTTTTGACAACATCCAAAAAGCCAAGGATATTTCCCCCAATGACCCTGAGCTAAATTTGATCAAAGGCTATATTGACATGCTAATTGCATCAGTATTACCTATGTCCGACCTTGAAACAGCTTTGGAAAGCCTAAAGCAATTTGCAGCGCCTGATTACCTGAAATGGCGTGGCATAGCTCTAGCCTATCGTGATGCTCGCAAGCCCGATCTTGCTCTAGACGCAGTAAACAAAGCTCTTGTCTCTGCTCCCAATAATCCAGAGCTACATTACCTAAAAGGACAAGTGTTATGGATGCAAAGCGACAGCAATATTCCGATCGCCAAGAATCAATTTGAGCTTGCTCTAAGTAAGTCTAAGCAACTGAATCCAAGCCTGCTCGAAGAGATTCGTGGACAATGCCGCAACATCTCTGGCGGTGTAGCTTGTCCTGAACAGACCAAATAA
- a CDS encoding Cof-type HAD-IIB family hydrolase encodes MAQDIKLIVVDIDGTISGDANQVNDAVKQAVKAAQAKGVKVAIATGRMYRSAVRFHELIASDMPLISYQGAFIKDPKTDELVGHWPVELEQALSLLDDLGEFATNDKLSIHIYVNDELYVRKMTAQTQAYAERSKVGVTVVGDLREFLTSKSTDHPPTKILALSDTAELVTEMLRVLKDRYTPQQLYLTKSVATFFEATNPIANKGTAVKHLAENILGFDRSQVLAIGDNFNDLEMIEYAGIGVVMGNAPEGLKPLGDWVAPTVEEDGAAVAIGKFVL; translated from the coding sequence ATGGCGCAAGACATTAAACTGATCGTGGTAGATATCGATGGCACGATTAGTGGTGATGCCAATCAGGTCAATGATGCAGTCAAGCAAGCGGTAAAAGCGGCTCAGGCTAAAGGTGTAAAGGTAGCGATCGCCACGGGTAGAATGTATCGCTCGGCGGTACGATTCCACGAACTGATCGCTTCAGATATGCCATTGATTTCCTACCAAGGCGCATTCATTAAAGATCCCAAAACTGATGAATTAGTTGGACATTGGCCAGTTGAACTGGAACAAGCGCTCTCTTTGCTCGATGATCTAGGAGAATTTGCAACTAATGACAAGCTTTCGATTCATATTTATGTGAATGATGAACTCTACGTGCGGAAAATGACCGCCCAAACTCAAGCCTATGCGGAACGCTCTAAGGTTGGAGTCACAGTAGTCGGTGATTTGCGAGAATTCCTCACTAGTAAAAGTACTGACCATCCACCAACCAAGATTCTTGCCTTGAGTGATACTGCGGAACTGGTGACAGAAATGCTCCGAGTTCTCAAAGATCGCTATACACCGCAACAACTCTATCTCACTAAATCTGTGGCTACTTTCTTTGAAGCGACTAATCCGATCGCCAATAAAGGAACTGCGGTTAAGCATTTAGCTGAGAATATCTTGGGATTTGACCGATCGCAGGTTTTAGCGATCGGTGATAATTTCAACGATTTAGAAATGATCGAATACGCAGGTATTGGCGTAGTTATGGGTAATGCCCCTGAAGGTTTAAAACCTCTTGGGGATTGGGTTGCGCCTACTGTGGAAGAGGATGGAGCGGCTGTAGCGATCGGTAAATTTGTGCTTTAG
- a CDS encoding Uma2 family endonuclease codes for MTFTIDPSIEPVVLPDHTQLPESDGTFVKNFQEHPQSILLTDSLEPVLHQIHPDGQYAIGQDSGIYWRMTEPPEKGAEAPDWFYVPNVPPLLNGIPRRSYVLWQEFIAPLIILEFVSGSGKEERDKTPWTGKFFIYEQVIRPAFYGIYEVQTASVELYRLVENRFELVTANARGHYPIEQLGVEIGIWQGLYQNLELHWLRWWDAQGNLLITGSERAEIESQRATKEYQRAERFLAQLRAAGIEPE; via the coding sequence ATGACTTTCACAATTGATCCATCTATAGAACCTGTTGTACTGCCCGATCATACCCAACTGCCAGAGTCTGATGGTACATTTGTGAAGAATTTTCAAGAACATCCCCAAAGTATTCTCCTCACTGACTCTCTAGAACCTGTATTACACCAAATTCATCCTGACGGGCAATATGCGATCGGGCAAGATAGTGGCATCTATTGGCGGATGACTGAGCCTCCCGAAAAAGGCGCAGAGGCTCCCGACTGGTTTTATGTACCGAATGTACCGCCTTTGCTGAATGGGATTCCACGCAGGTCTTATGTCCTATGGCAAGAGTTTATCGCACCGTTAATTATTTTAGAATTTGTCTCTGGTAGTGGTAAAGAAGAAAGAGATAAAACTCCTTGGACTGGCAAATTTTTTATCTATGAGCAGGTAATTCGTCCCGCTTTTTATGGCATTTACGAAGTCCAAACTGCCAGCGTCGAGCTATATCGACTGGTCGAGAATAGATTTGAATTAGTAACAGCTAATGCCCGTGGACATTATCCAATTGAGCAACTTGGTGTAGAAATTGGCATTTGGCAGGGACTTTATCAAAATCTAGAATTACATTGGCTGCGTTGGTGGGATGCCCAAGGTAACTTGTTAATCACAGGCTCAGAACGTGCCGAGATCGAGAGTCAACGAGCTACCAAAGAATATCAACGCGCTGAGCGCTTTCTAGCACAACTTCGGGCTGCGGGGATTGAACCCGAATAA
- a CDS encoding serine/threonine protein kinase, translated as MLQPQEIVNQRYQLERQLGQNAGRETWLAKDLQKENELVVVKLLAFGGNVQWEDLKLFEREANVLKQLNHPRIPKYRDYFSIDDRSLWFGLVQEYIQGDSLREYITKGHKFTESQVKKIAISILEILIYLHELSPQVLHRDIKPSNLILTKSEGETPNIYLVDFGAVQDRASAEGKSFTVVGTYGYAPMEQYGGRAVAASDLYALGATLIYLLTGISPADLPQDDEAKIIFRDRTSASPDFVEWIQTLVEPLLKKRYASAQMALEALVHPKPKRQSRVEQVVPSIQSVKVNTIRNYAPENTNIQVEKSEHYFQILIPNKMPSAILLLGMISLITLFFVTTFVPYLLITRLSPIVVVILLTIVGLILCKLLQLLTTSKFEINGQEVILSRYIFGKCYWRDQQTGNSSIYVEPNWIMMRNRYNNNLFGWLVWLSNEKNDDNSLNSNVKIHIQDETHLISANDLRPTEVMWLIEMINNFRNSR; from the coding sequence ATCCTTCAGCCTCAAGAGATTGTTAATCAACGTTATCAGCTAGAGCGTCAACTTGGGCAAAATGCAGGTCGTGAGACTTGGCTAGCTAAGGATTTGCAGAAAGAGAATGAATTGGTGGTGGTTAAGTTATTAGCTTTTGGAGGTAACGTGCAATGGGAAGATTTGAAACTATTTGAGAGGGAAGCCAATGTTCTCAAACAGTTGAATCATCCACGTATTCCTAAATATCGCGATTACTTTTCGATAGACGATCGCTCTTTGTGGTTTGGATTGGTACAGGAATATATTCAAGGGGATTCGCTGCGAGAATATATTACCAAAGGACATAAATTTACTGAGTCACAAGTTAAGAAAATTGCGATCTCAATTTTAGAAATCCTCATCTATCTCCATGAACTCAGTCCTCAAGTTCTCCATCGCGATATTAAACCTAGTAACTTGATCTTAACTAAAAGTGAAGGCGAAACTCCAAATATTTACTTGGTAGATTTTGGTGCAGTACAAGACAGAGCAAGCGCCGAAGGTAAATCCTTTACCGTTGTGGGAACCTATGGCTATGCACCAATGGAGCAGTATGGTGGTCGGGCGGTTGCAGCTTCTGATCTCTATGCGTTAGGGGCAACGTTAATTTATTTGTTGACGGGGATATCACCTGCGGATTTACCACAGGATGATGAAGCCAAAATAATTTTTCGCGATCGCACCAGTGCTAGTCCTGACTTTGTGGAATGGATTCAGACCTTAGTAGAACCATTACTGAAAAAACGTTATGCATCGGCTCAAATGGCTTTAGAAGCGCTAGTTCACCCTAAACCCAAAAGGCAATCAAGAGTCGAGCAGGTTGTTCCGAGTATTCAATCTGTTAAGGTGAACACCATTAGAAACTATGCTCCAGAAAACACAAACATTCAAGTTGAAAAGTCAGAACATTATTTTCAGATTTTAATCCCTAACAAGATGCCATCAGCAATTTTGTTGCTAGGAATGATATCGTTAATCACTTTGTTCTTTGTTACAACATTTGTCCCCTACTTGCTTATCACAAGACTTAGCCCCATAGTTGTTGTAATTCTATTAACGATTGTCGGATTGATTTTGTGCAAGCTTTTACAACTTCTCACCACATCTAAGTTTGAAATTAATGGGCAAGAAGTCATCTTAAGTCGCTACATATTTGGTAAATGCTATTGGCGTGATCAACAGACTGGAAATAGTTCCATTTATGTTGAACCAAATTGGATCATGATGCGAAACAGATATAACAACAATCTATTTGGCTGGTTGGTGTGGCTAAGTAATGAAAAAAATGATGATAACTCGCTCAATTCCAATGTCAAAATACATATCCAAGATGAGACTCATTTAATATCTGCCAATGATCTGCGACCAACCGAAGTGATGTGGTTAATTGAAATGATTAATAATTTTAGAAACAGTCGTTAG
- a CDS encoding endonuclease/exonuclease/phosphatase family protein, with the protein MAITSSLIRLISIKLIGISAFAIAGCSNPFATANVPDQVRIGTFNLGNFDGTNNPKLEAVSQIIERNFDAIGLQEISPLGAEKLKEQLNKSKQWEFVLGDTGSKQRVALFYRKDLISAQKVTEWQKVNITGTLRSPLVTFVKTGANFDFTLVVVHQKGGGGKEADRLRQNQSDRLRQEVDNYQKNPQSDPDLILVGDFNSPTWADQNRGLRDAPLTFLTRDIETGKKENCLKRRGQPKTPDGRPRYTNRGTGCVIDHIAISKAPKGAEEEYIAQSVQILDPQKDLGFDSDRTYFAKVSDHLPVRAVFRSR; encoded by the coding sequence ATGGCAATCACGTCCTCATTAATCAGGTTGATATCGATCAAATTGATCGGCATATCCGCCTTCGCGATCGCAGGTTGCTCTAATCCCTTTGCCACGGCAAATGTACCTGATCAAGTGCGAATTGGTACTTTCAATCTAGGCAATTTTGATGGAACAAACAATCCAAAACTAGAAGCAGTCAGCCAGATTATCGAACGTAATTTTGATGCGATCGGCTTACAAGAAATTAGTCCATTGGGAGCCGAAAAACTTAAGGAGCAGTTGAATAAAAGTAAACAATGGGAATTTGTCTTAGGAGATACGGGCAGTAAACAAAGAGTGGCTCTGTTCTATCGCAAAGACTTGATCTCGGCTCAAAAGGTGACTGAATGGCAAAAAGTAAACATCACAGGGACTTTGCGATCGCCGCTTGTGACCTTTGTGAAAACAGGCGCGAACTTTGACTTCACCTTAGTGGTTGTACATCAAAAGGGAGGTGGTGGCAAAGAGGCCGATCGCTTACGCCAAAATCAAAGCGATCGCTTGCGCCAAGAAGTAGATAACTATCAAAAGAATCCGCAATCTGATCCCGATTTAATTCTAGTCGGTGATTTTAATAGTCCAACTTGGGCTGATCAAAATCGGGGCTTACGGGATGCACCACTGACTTTCTTGACTAGAGATATTGAAACGGGCAAAAAGGAGAACTGCTTAAAAAGACGTGGTCAGCCTAAAACTCCTGATGGTCGTCCGCGCTATACCAATCGAGGCACTGGTTGCGTCATCGATCATATTGCAATTTCTAAAGCTCCTAAAGGAGCAGAAGAAGAATACATAGCCCAATCAGTTCAGATTCTCGATCCACAAAAGGATCTGGGCTTTGATAGCGATCGTACCTATTTTGCGAAAGTATCCGATCACTTGCCCGTGCGAGCAGTCTTTCGCAGTAGATAA
- a CDS encoding RrF2 family transcriptional regulator: protein MELSLKSEYAILAMLELANHFAIDQPLQIRQIANQQNIPDRYLEQLLATLKRQGLVKSQRGAKGGYILAREPWEISLLEIIRGIEGYDTIAEKSSKSGNESASLSVIHEVWEAAQKSASAVLDGCTLKDLCDRQRQRQMATTMYYI from the coding sequence GTGGAACTTTCTTTAAAGAGTGAATATGCAATTTTGGCTATGCTTGAGCTAGCTAATCATTTTGCGATCGATCAGCCTCTCCAGATTCGTCAAATTGCGAACCAACAAAATATTCCCGATCGCTATTTGGAACAGTTACTCGCGACTTTAAAGCGTCAAGGCTTAGTTAAGAGTCAACGGGGGGCTAAGGGTGGCTATATCCTTGCACGAGAGCCTTGGGAAATAAGTTTACTAGAAATCATTCGGGGAATTGAGGGATACGATACGATCGCGGAAAAAAGTAGTAAGTCAGGCAATGAAAGCGCGTCTCTTTCGGTAATCCATGAAGTATGGGAAGCCGCCCAAAAGTCAGCTTCTGCTGTGTTAGATGGCTGTACGCTCAAGGATTTATGCGATCGGCAACGCCAGCGTCAAATGGCTACAACTATGTATTACATCTAA
- the xseA gene encoding exodeoxyribonuclease VII large subunit yields MNGSKNAITVSNLTQAITLLLRDEIGIVRVTGEISGFTTAASGHRYFTIKDESAQIDCVMWASRTIAFRPKSGMQVVVQGRLTVYATRGKYQIDCDRMTAAGQGDLYLAFAAMKEDLAERGYFDPERKREIPAFPLKIGVVTSPTGAVIQDILSTLKRRSPHCEVYLCPATVQGESAPEEIAAAIAALQNTDADVLIVGRGGGSIEDLWAFNTGQVAEAIFHSRIPVISAVGHETDFTIADFVADLRAATPTAAAELVTQCDRETLWQQITAWENRLNRIVQLEIQKYDQRLNALINSYAFQNFGDRLHDRAQQLDEADQTMQKSLLRHLRQTTNKLESITAHLRSLHPLSPLQRGFALLRSGDRLLSNDDSLTVFDTVEIVRRSEIAQAKIEKVTDKE; encoded by the coding sequence ATGAACGGTTCTAAAAATGCAATAACTGTATCAAATTTGACGCAAGCAATTACGCTTTTGTTGCGGGATGAAATAGGAATTGTGCGCGTGACGGGGGAAATTTCTGGTTTCACAACCGCAGCCTCTGGACATCGATATTTTACGATCAAAGATGAGTCAGCCCAGATCGATTGTGTGATGTGGGCTAGCCGTACCATAGCCTTTCGTCCCAAAAGTGGAATGCAAGTCGTTGTCCAAGGTCGGCTAACGGTGTATGCAACCCGTGGTAAATATCAGATCGATTGCGATCGCATGACTGCCGCAGGACAAGGTGACTTATATCTAGCCTTTGCGGCGATGAAGGAAGATCTAGCGGAACGCGGATATTTTGATCCAGAACGCAAGCGAGAGATTCCTGCTTTTCCTTTGAAAATAGGGGTGGTCACGTCACCGACTGGAGCCGTAATTCAAGATATTCTCAGTACGCTAAAGCGGCGATCACCCCATTGCGAGGTTTATTTATGTCCAGCCACAGTGCAAGGGGAGTCTGCACCTGAAGAAATTGCAGCGGCGATCGCCGCTTTGCAAAATACCGATGCCGATGTGTTGATCGTGGGGCGTGGTGGTGGCTCGATTGAGGATCTTTGGGCGTTTAATACAGGGCAAGTTGCCGAGGCAATTTTTCATTCACGGATTCCCGTTATTTCTGCGGTTGGACATGAAACCGACTTTACGATCGCTGATTTTGTGGCAGATTTACGGGCTGCTACACCAACGGCGGCGGCGGAACTGGTAACGCAATGCGATCGCGAAACCCTATGGCAACAGATTACCGCTTGGGAAAATCGCCTAAATCGCATTGTTCAATTAGAAATACAGAAATACGATCAACGTTTGAATGCACTCATCAATAGTTATGCATTTCAAAATTTTGGCGATCGCCTCCATGATCGCGCTCAACAGTTAGACGAAGCTGATCAAACTATGCAAAAGTCTCTGCTTCGTCATTTGCGCCAAACCACCAATAAACTTGAAAGCATCACCGCCCATCTGCGATCGCTACATCCCCTATCACCATTACAGCGTGGTTTTGCTTTGTTGCGCTCGGGCGATCGCCTGCTTAGCAATGATGATTCACTCACTGTATTTGATACAGTGGAAATTGTGCGGCGCTCGGAAATTGCCCAAGCCAAGATTGAAAAAGTAACTGATAAAGAGTAA
- the xseB gene encoding exodeoxyribonuclease VII small subunit: protein MTDQNKSPKKLPDLSFEEQMQRLEEIVEILDDGEAALDEMLSLYEEGMKRSQYCREYLEKAEQKVTLIQSSSV from the coding sequence ATGACCGACCAGAATAAATCACCAAAGAAACTACCAGATTTAAGCTTTGAAGAACAGATGCAGCGTCTCGAAGAAATAGTGGAAATTCTCGATGATGGGGAAGCCGCCCTAGATGAAATGCTATCTCTTTACGAAGAAGGGATGAAGCGATCGCAATATTGCCGTGAATATCTAGAAAAAGCTGAACAGAAAGTTACCTTAATTCAAAGTAGTAGTGTATAG